From Streptomyces sp. TLI_053, a single genomic window includes:
- a CDS encoding histidine phosphatase family protein: MPTLLLVRHGRSTANTAGILAGWTPGVELDDTGRAQAAALADRLAPVPLVQAVSSPLERCRQTLEPLLAARPGLAGPEHGGTAPGEPALDERLGECHYGEWTGRPLAELAKEPLWRTVQDHAAAAAFPGGESLRELSHRTVDAVREWNEKIAAEHGEDAVWIACSHGDVIKAVVADALGLHLDHFQRINVDPCSVTAIRYTARRPFVLRMGDTGDLASLAPRPAAHPGQAGQAGPSGDAVVGGSTGAA; encoded by the coding sequence ATGCCCACCCTGCTGCTCGTCCGCCACGGCCGCTCCACCGCGAACACCGCCGGAATCCTGGCCGGTTGGACGCCGGGCGTGGAGCTCGACGACACCGGGCGCGCCCAGGCCGCCGCCCTCGCCGACCGGCTCGCCCCGGTCCCGCTGGTCCAGGCGGTCAGCAGCCCGCTGGAGCGCTGCCGGCAGACCCTGGAGCCGCTGCTCGCCGCCCGCCCCGGGCTGGCCGGTCCCGAGCACGGCGGCACCGCGCCGGGCGAGCCCGCGCTGGACGAGCGCCTCGGCGAGTGCCACTACGGGGAGTGGACCGGCCGCCCGCTGGCCGAACTCGCCAAGGAACCGCTCTGGCGCACCGTCCAGGACCACGCGGCCGCCGCGGCCTTCCCGGGCGGCGAGTCGCTGCGCGAGCTGAGCCACCGAACCGTCGACGCGGTCCGCGAGTGGAACGAGAAGATCGCCGCCGAGCACGGCGAGGACGCGGTCTGGATCGCCTGCTCGCACGGAGACGTGATCAAGGCCGTGGTGGCCGACGCGCTGGGCCTGCACCTCGACCACTTCCAGCGGATCAACGTCGATCCCTGCTCGGTCACCGCGATCCGCTACACCGCGCGCCGCCCGTTCGTGCTGCGGATGGGCGACACCGGCGACCTCGCCTCCCTCGCGCCCCGGCCCGCCGCCCACCCCGGGCAGGCCGGCCAGGCCGGTCCGAGCGGGGACGCCGTGGTCGGCGGGTCCACCGGCGCGGCCTGA
- a CDS encoding DUF3090 domain-containing protein, whose product MPRQVYFYDQPERFVAGTVGQPGARAFYLQASARGRITSVLLEKTQVAALAERIEEVLDEALRRSGGDAAIPAGAPQELLDTAPLDLPLEQEFRVGTMALAWDTVDSCLVVEAQALIEEEEGEEEGAAVFEDDENGPDMLRVRLSGAMARVFARRALDLVAAGRKPCPFCNLPLDPEGHLCPRANGYRR is encoded by the coding sequence GTGCCCCGTCAGGTCTACTTCTACGACCAGCCCGAACGGTTCGTGGCCGGCACCGTCGGCCAGCCCGGCGCCCGGGCGTTCTACCTCCAGGCCAGCGCCCGGGGGCGGATCACCAGCGTGCTGCTGGAGAAGACCCAGGTCGCCGCGCTCGCCGAGCGGATCGAGGAGGTCCTCGACGAGGCCCTGCGCCGCAGCGGCGGCGACGCCGCGATCCCGGCCGGTGCCCCGCAGGAGCTGCTGGACACCGCACCGCTGGACCTGCCGCTGGAGCAGGAGTTCCGGGTCGGCACGATGGCGCTGGCGTGGGACACCGTGGACAGCTGCCTGGTCGTCGAGGCACAGGCGCTGATCGAGGAGGAGGAGGGCGAGGAGGAGGGCGCCGCCGTCTTCGAGGACGACGAGAACGGCCCCGACATGCTCCGGGTGCGGCTGTCCGGCGCGATGGCCCGGGTGTTCGCCAGGCGCGCGCTGGACCTCGTCGCGGCCGGCCGCAAGCCCTGCCCGTTCTGCAACCTGCCGCTCGACCCGGAGGGCCACCTGTGCCCGCGCGCGAACGGGTACCGGCGCTGA
- a CDS encoding SCO1664 family protein, with protein MRLLREGALTVHGRLTDASNAALYCTVGIDGTEGLAAQAVYKPVAGERPLWDFPDGTLAGREVAAYELSAATGWGLVPPTVLRDGPHGPGMVQLWVEPDPDADPLLALQDPDGPEDGWLPIVRAEVGDGRTALLVHPDDERLRRLAVLDAVLNNADRKGGHLIPAADGRIYGIDHGVTFHSEGKLRTLLWGWAGSPLPEEAAAVLAGLAGQLDGALGERLAPHLTAAELDATRARVAALLAAGTHPLPSEDWPSIPWPPI; from the coding sequence CTGCGGCTGCTGCGGGAGGGCGCGCTGACCGTGCACGGCCGGCTCACCGACGCCTCCAACGCGGCCCTCTACTGCACCGTCGGCATCGACGGCACCGAAGGCCTCGCCGCCCAGGCCGTCTACAAGCCGGTGGCCGGCGAGCGCCCGCTCTGGGACTTCCCGGACGGCACCCTGGCCGGCCGCGAGGTCGCCGCCTACGAGCTGTCCGCCGCCACCGGCTGGGGGCTGGTCCCGCCCACCGTGCTGCGGGACGGCCCGCACGGCCCCGGCATGGTGCAGCTGTGGGTCGAGCCCGACCCGGACGCGGACCCGCTGCTCGCGCTCCAGGACCCGGACGGCCCCGAGGACGGCTGGCTGCCGATCGTCCGGGCCGAGGTCGGCGACGGGCGCACCGCGCTGCTGGTCCACCCCGACGACGAGCGGCTGCGCCGGCTCGCCGTACTGGACGCCGTCCTCAACAACGCCGACCGCAAGGGCGGCCACCTGATCCCGGCCGCGGACGGCCGGATCTACGGCATCGACCACGGCGTCACCTTCCACAGCGAGGGCAAGCTGCGCACCCTGCTCTGGGGCTGGGCCGGGAGCCCGCTGCCCGAGGAGGCGGCGGCGGTGCTGGCCGGCCTGGCCGGGCAGCTGGACGGCGCGCTGGGGGAGCGGCTGGCCCCGCACCTGACGGCGGCCGAACTGGACGCCACCCGGGCCCGGGTGGCGGCGCTGCTCGCCGCCGGTACCCATCCGCTGCCCTCCGAGGACTGGCCGTCCATCCCCTGGCCGCCGATCTGA
- a CDS encoding helix-turn-helix domain-containing protein: protein MDERRTTPHLDLPLHRLQVPLPHLLPFAIGSFDTIGPLSRAGFPHRHSFFEIVYVTGGRGAHVLDLVQRPLQPPQLCVIAPGQVHHWVDADDLTGQVVLFNEDFLLTNPQDLAALRVLAGRPAVRLGEQAGPIAALLADMEAEYRARPAGYPGVLRASLHILVVRALRACAPVGPGALPGRTGDLAAAFTRLIADPGGVQRSVASCAQELGVSPGHLQATVKQATGRTPGRLIRQQQTLEAKRLLACTELTVRQVSREAGFGDPAYFCRFFRRETGMTPGEFRAKVGGNHHDPRITSIAAGPDGP from the coding sequence ATGGACGAGCGACGGACCACCCCCCACCTGGACCTGCCGCTGCACCGCCTCCAGGTCCCGCTGCCGCATCTGCTCCCGTTCGCGATCGGCAGTTTCGACACCATCGGCCCGCTGTCCCGGGCCGGCTTCCCCCACCGGCACTCCTTCTTCGAGATCGTCTACGTCACCGGCGGCCGCGGCGCCCACGTCCTGGACCTGGTCCAGCGACCGCTGCAGCCGCCGCAGTTGTGCGTGATCGCGCCCGGCCAGGTGCACCACTGGGTGGACGCGGACGACCTCACCGGCCAGGTCGTGCTGTTCAACGAGGACTTCCTCCTGACCAATCCGCAGGACCTCGCCGCGCTGCGCGTCCTGGCCGGTCGCCCGGCGGTGCGGCTGGGCGAGCAGGCCGGGCCGATCGCCGCGCTGCTGGCGGACATGGAGGCCGAGTACCGGGCGCGGCCGGCGGGCTATCCGGGCGTGCTGCGGGCCAGTCTGCACATCCTGGTGGTCCGCGCCCTGCGGGCCTGCGCGCCGGTCGGCCCGGGGGCGCTGCCGGGCCGCACCGGCGACCTCGCCGCCGCGTTCACCCGGCTGATCGCCGACCCGGGCGGAGTGCAACGCTCGGTCGCCTCCTGCGCCCAGGAGCTGGGGGTCTCCCCGGGGCACCTCCAGGCGACGGTCAAGCAGGCGACCGGCCGGACGCCGGGGCGGCTGATCCGCCAGCAGCAGACGCTGGAGGCCAAGCGGTTGCTGGCCTGCACCGAACTGACGGTGCGTCAGGTGTCCCGGGAGGCCGGGTTCGGGGACCCGGCGTACTTCTGCCGGTTCTTCCGCCGGGAGACCGGGATGACGCCCGGGGAGTTCCGGGCCAAGGTCGGAGGAAATCACCACGATCCCCGGATCACGTCCATCGCGGCAGGTCCGGACGGCCCGTAG
- a CDS encoding carbohydrate-binding protein: protein MPASEEPVTGTDGPTDRRISRKTVLRAAAVLGTAPLLVGGGVALARDRVGTGEMPDFTPECHDGDAPTIEQTEGPYFKPNSPLRTSLITDSTPGTRLTVSGYVFGRACLPLSGVLLDFWQADVNGAYDNVGFTFRGHQFTNAQGAFSLTTIVPGLYPGRTRHIHVKLQAPGRPVLTTQLYFPNEPRNSTDTIYDARLLMNVRQVGSAKEGTYDFVLNVPQTPTPTATPTTPTKPPTTPPTTPPTTAPGGTWTAGTFYNAGDRVTYGGVSYRCLQGHTAIAGWEPPNVPALWQRL, encoded by the coding sequence ATGCCCGCGTCCGAAGAGCCCGTCACCGGGACGGACGGTCCCACCGACCGCCGGATAAGCCGCAAGACCGTCCTCCGGGCAGCCGCCGTTCTCGGCACCGCCCCCCTGCTGGTCGGCGGCGGCGTCGCCCTGGCCCGCGACCGGGTCGGCACCGGCGAGATGCCGGACTTCACGCCCGAGTGCCACGACGGCGACGCCCCGACCATCGAGCAGACCGAGGGGCCGTACTTCAAGCCCAACTCGCCGCTGCGCACCTCGCTCATCACCGACAGCACCCCGGGCACCAGGCTCACCGTCAGCGGCTACGTCTTCGGCCGCGCCTGCCTGCCCCTGTCCGGCGTCCTGCTGGACTTCTGGCAGGCCGACGTGAACGGTGCCTACGACAACGTCGGGTTCACCTTCCGCGGCCACCAGTTCACCAACGCCCAGGGTGCGTTCAGCCTCACCACGATCGTGCCGGGCCTCTACCCGGGTCGCACCCGGCACATCCACGTCAAGCTCCAGGCGCCCGGCCGGCCGGTGCTCACCACCCAGCTGTACTTCCCGAACGAGCCGCGCAACAGCACCGACACCATCTACGACGCGCGGCTGCTGATGAACGTCCGCCAGGTCGGCTCGGCGAAGGAGGGCACGTACGACTTCGTGCTCAACGTGCCGCAGACCCCGACCCCGACCGCCACCCCCACCACGCCGACCAAGCCGCCCACCACACCCCCCACCACGCCGCCGACCACGGCGCCGGGCGGGACCTGGACCGCGGGCACCTTCTACAACGCGGGCGACCGCGTCACCTACGGCGGCGTCTCCTACCGGTGCCTCCAGGGGCACACCGCCATCGCGGGGTGGGAGCCGCCGAACGTGCCGGCCCTCTGGCAGCGGTTGTAG
- the mshC gene encoding cysteine--1-D-myo-inosityl 2-amino-2-deoxy-alpha-D-glucopyranoside ligase: MHAWPASEVPALPGQGLPLRIHDTATGGIREVVPQDGTARIYVCGITPYDATHMGHAATYNAFDLVQRVWKDAGHDVLYVQNVTDVDDPLLQRAVETGQDWVALAERETALFREDMTALRLLPPAHYIGAVESIPWIVPLVQKLLASGAAYELDGDIYFSVEADPTFGEVSGLTREAMLPVFAERGGDPDRPGKRHPLDALLWLAARPGEPAWDTELGHGRPGWHIECVAIALQFLGMSFDIQGGGSDLSFPHHEMGAAHAQVATGAHPYAQAYVHAGMVGLDGHKMSKSRGNLVFVSALRREGVDPAAIRLALLSHHYREDWEWTKGTLDEAVERLARWRAAVSRPDGPAAEQLLAEVRAALANDLDAPAALAAVDRWAAAQERDGGTVIGAPGLVTRTVDALLGVAL; encoded by the coding sequence ATGCATGCCTGGCCCGCCTCCGAGGTTCCCGCCCTGCCTGGTCAGGGGCTCCCCCTTCGAATCCACGACACCGCGACGGGAGGCATCCGGGAGGTCGTGCCGCAGGACGGCACCGCCCGGATCTACGTCTGCGGCATCACGCCCTACGACGCGACCCACATGGGCCACGCCGCCACCTACAACGCCTTCGACCTGGTGCAGCGGGTGTGGAAGGACGCCGGACACGACGTCCTCTACGTGCAGAACGTCACCGACGTCGACGACCCCCTGCTCCAGCGCGCGGTCGAGACCGGACAGGACTGGGTGGCCCTCGCCGAGCGCGAGACCGCGCTGTTCCGCGAGGACATGACCGCGCTGCGGCTGCTCCCGCCGGCCCACTACATCGGCGCCGTCGAGTCCATCCCGTGGATCGTCCCGCTGGTCCAGAAGCTGCTCGCGAGCGGTGCCGCCTACGAGCTGGACGGCGACATCTACTTCTCGGTCGAGGCCGACCCGACCTTCGGCGAGGTCTCCGGCCTCACCCGCGAGGCCATGCTCCCGGTCTTCGCCGAGCGCGGCGGCGACCCGGACCGCCCCGGCAAGCGCCACCCGCTGGACGCCCTGCTCTGGCTGGCCGCCCGTCCCGGCGAGCCCGCCTGGGACACCGAGCTCGGCCACGGCCGCCCCGGCTGGCACATCGAGTGCGTCGCGATCGCCCTGCAGTTCCTCGGCATGTCCTTCGACATCCAGGGCGGCGGCAGCGACCTGTCCTTCCCGCACCACGAGATGGGCGCCGCGCACGCCCAGGTGGCCACCGGCGCCCACCCGTACGCCCAGGCGTACGTGCACGCCGGCATGGTCGGCCTGGACGGCCACAAGATGTCCAAGTCCCGCGGCAACCTGGTCTTCGTCTCGGCCCTGCGCCGCGAGGGCGTCGACCCGGCGGCGATCCGGCTGGCCCTGCTCTCGCACCACTACCGCGAGGACTGGGAGTGGACCAAGGGCACCCTGGACGAGGCCGTCGAGCGGCTCGCCCGCTGGCGCGCCGCGGTCTCCCGCCCGGACGGCCCGGCCGCCGAGCAGCTGCTCGCCGAGGTCCGCGCCGCGCTCGCGAACGACCTGGACGCCCCGGCCGCGCTGGCCGCGGTGGACCGCTGGGCCGCCGCGCAGGAGCGCGACGGCGGCACCGTGATCGGCGCCCCCGGTCTGGTCACCCGCACCGTGGACGCGCTGCTCGGCGTCGCGCTCTAG
- a CDS encoding PAC2 family protein: MIELEEVPELIDPVMVCAFEGWNDAGDAASAALAHLDETWGGKVFAALDAEEYYDFQVNRPTVWLDGGVRRITWPTTRLSVIRVTEPTTRDVVLVRGIEPSMRWRSFCNELLGFAHELGVELVVILGALLGDTPHSRPVPVSGVTSDPELARRLELEESRYEGPTGIVGVLQEACTHAGVPAVTLWAAVPHYVAQPPNPKATLALVNKLEDLLDLRIPPGELGEDARAWQLGVDQLAAEDSEVAEYVQQLEEAQDTAELPEASGDAIAREFERYLRRRENVGPTGEKPVSGHATAERPAEPEPPTARESQDGAEED; encoded by the coding sequence GTGATCGAGCTGGAGGAAGTTCCCGAGTTGATCGACCCGGTGATGGTGTGCGCCTTCGAGGGGTGGAACGACGCGGGTGACGCCGCCTCGGCCGCGCTGGCGCACCTGGACGAGACCTGGGGCGGCAAGGTGTTCGCCGCGCTCGACGCGGAGGAGTACTACGACTTCCAGGTCAACCGGCCCACCGTATGGCTGGACGGCGGGGTGCGCCGGATCACCTGGCCCACCACCCGGCTCTCGGTGATCCGGGTCACCGAGCCGACCACCCGGGACGTGGTGCTGGTCCGCGGCATCGAGCCGAGCATGCGCTGGCGCTCGTTCTGCAACGAGCTGCTCGGCTTCGCGCACGAGCTGGGCGTCGAGCTGGTGGTGATCCTGGGCGCACTGCTCGGCGACACCCCGCACAGCCGCCCGGTGCCGGTCAGCGGTGTCACCTCGGACCCGGAGCTTGCCCGCCGGCTGGAGCTGGAGGAGAGCCGCTACGAGGGACCGACCGGGATCGTCGGGGTGCTCCAGGAGGCGTGCACGCACGCCGGGGTGCCGGCCGTGACGCTGTGGGCGGCGGTGCCGCACTACGTCGCCCAGCCGCCGAACCCCAAGGCCACCCTGGCGCTGGTCAACAAGCTGGAGGACCTGCTGGACCTGCGCATCCCGCCGGGCGAGCTCGGCGAGGACGCCCGGGCGTGGCAGCTGGGCGTGGACCAGCTGGCCGCCGAGGACAGCGAGGTCGCGGAGTACGTCCAGCAGCTGGAGGAGGCGCAGGACACCGCGGAGCTGCCGGAGGCCTCGGGCGACGCGATCGCCCGGGAGTTCGAGCGGTACCTGCGGCGCCGGGAGAACGTCGGGCCGACCGGCGAGAAGCCGGTCTCCGGGCACGCCACCGCGGAGCGGCCGGCCGAGCCGGAGCCTCCGACGGCCCGGGAGAGCCAGGACGGCGCCGAGGAGGACTGA
- a CDS encoding SRPBCC family protein — protein sequence MSGRRWTAVGATAVVAAGATAGLAVALLAAGRRLPVEHVSEGGLELDRPPDEVWDVLTAVDLFPAWRPGLAHVERLPATAAGHPRWREYGKHGHTTYEVVESAAPHRLVTGIADPDLPYGGTWTYVLTPAGRGCTLTVTEHGEVYQPLYRAVSHYLTGEDATVHRYLSALAHRLAAP from the coding sequence ATGAGCGGACGGCGGTGGACGGCGGTCGGGGCGACCGCCGTGGTGGCGGCGGGAGCCACGGCCGGGCTGGCGGTGGCGCTGCTGGCCGCGGGCCGGCGACTGCCGGTGGAACACGTCAGCGAGGGCGGACTCGAACTGGACCGGCCGCCCGACGAGGTCTGGGACGTCCTGACCGCCGTCGACCTCTTCCCGGCCTGGCGCCCGGGGCTGGCGCACGTCGAACGGCTGCCCGCCACCGCCGCCGGGCACCCCCGGTGGCGCGAGTACGGCAAGCACGGCCACACCACCTACGAGGTCGTGGAGAGCGCCGCCCCGCACCGCCTGGTGACCGGCATCGCGGACCCGGACCTGCCCTACGGCGGCACCTGGACGTACGTGCTGACACCGGCGGGCCGGGGCTGCACGCTCACCGTCACCGAGCACGGCGAGGTCTACCAGCCGCTGTACCGGGCCGTCTCGCACTACCTGACCGGCGAGGACGCCACCGTCCACCGCTACCTGAGCGCGCTCGCCCACCGGCTGGCCGCGCCCTGA
- a CDS encoding glycosyl hydrolase family 18 protein → MTTMRTLVRDGVRRAGGAAAARARALRSRWRGWSRWRKSLVVALTALAVVLVPVGSAALALRLQYVGDPSPEARSRGRDALWLGHAWVDGRKGDADVAALAERLAGTGVRDLYVHTGPLEHDGSLPPAVHPRAAWFTGAAHRALPGVRVQSWLGDEVKPEKDGLDLEDAATRDRVTASARQVLDLGFDGVHFDMEPIRPGSDGWLALLDQVRPVTAGRGAKLSVAAPQIDPLPYQHDVAIALTDHGKWWDQAYFTATARRVDQIAVMTYDSSMPTEGFYGAYNAYQTELALEATPAEVDLLMGLPFYWEDEWGHWGRAETVTAGIRGIRLGLGRQDLHRPNFGVGLYVDFAATEQNWADYRRDWVR, encoded by the coding sequence ATGACCACGATGCGGACACTGGTTCGGGACGGCGTACGGCGGGCCGGGGGCGCCGCCGCCGCCCGGGCCCGGGCGCTCCGGTCCCGCTGGCGCGGCTGGTCGCGGTGGCGCAAGAGCCTGGTGGTGGCGCTGACGGCGCTGGCCGTGGTGCTGGTCCCGGTCGGTTCGGCGGCGCTCGCGCTGCGCCTGCAGTACGTCGGCGACCCCTCCCCCGAGGCGCGCAGCCGCGGCCGTGACGCACTCTGGCTCGGCCACGCCTGGGTGGACGGCCGGAAGGGTGACGCGGACGTCGCGGCCCTCGCCGAACGGCTGGCCGGCACCGGCGTGCGGGACCTCTACGTGCACACCGGCCCGCTGGAGCACGACGGCTCGCTGCCGCCCGCCGTGCACCCCCGGGCGGCCTGGTTCACCGGGGCCGCGCACCGGGCGCTGCCCGGGGTCCGGGTGCAGAGCTGGCTCGGCGACGAGGTGAAGCCGGAGAAGGACGGCCTGGACCTGGAGGACGCCGCCACCCGCGACCGGGTCACCGCCTCCGCCCGCCAGGTCCTGGACCTCGGCTTCGACGGCGTGCACTTCGACATGGAGCCGATCCGGCCGGGCTCCGACGGCTGGCTCGCCCTGCTCGACCAGGTCCGCCCGGTCACCGCCGGGCGCGGCGCGAAACTGTCCGTCGCCGCCCCGCAGATCGACCCGCTGCCCTACCAGCACGACGTCGCCATCGCGCTCACGGACCACGGCAAGTGGTGGGACCAGGCGTACTTCACCGCCACCGCCCGCCGGGTGGACCAGATCGCGGTGATGACCTACGACTCCAGCATGCCGACCGAGGGGTTCTACGGCGCCTACAACGCCTACCAGACCGAGCTCGCCCTGGAGGCCACCCCGGCGGAGGTCGACCTGCTGATGGGCCTGCCGTTCTACTGGGAGGACGAATGGGGCCACTGGGGGCGTGCCGAGACGGTCACCGCCGGGATCCGGGGCATCCGGCTGGGCCTGGGCCGGCAGGACCTGCACCGGCCGAACTTCGGCGTCGGCCTGTACGTGGACTTCGCCGCCACCGAGCAGAACTGGGCCGACTACCGGCGCGACTGGGTGCGATGA